The following are encoded together in the Arcobacter aquimarinus genome:
- a CDS encoding anthranilate synthase component I family protein, with product MIFYTKELFLDQFTPVSIYEKVKSLYQNEITFLFESTINSNEGNYSYIIIGARERVWYEKDTCYYKNEQGDIQIVDSNPLAFLKKYYKNFDKQVYKDKALELGIGLIDGFIGNIGYDIGKEFEPKLKNTMNNLVDQLGIPDLDLIRPNIILGFSHKTSKLVMVTSIDSKKDELKTIEELLHTTYSYAPLKKATILDEGRFNFTKEEFFEMVSKSKEMIKAGDVFQILMSNRFIQKAVVDHLSFYRALRSKNPSPYLFLLEFEKFTIAGSSPEVMIRLVDGHLLLRPIAGTRKRGKNLDRDLELELEMVNDAKERAEHIMLVDLGRNDVGRVARPGTVKVTDLMRVERYSHVMHMVSDVEAIIDDKYDMFDLFMATFTAGTMTGAPKIRAMELIAQFEGIKRNFYSGSIAYFGFDGNMDSAITIRTTMLTEDTVIFQAGAGVVADSKPEDEYLEVTNKLAANIATLKDLS from the coding sequence ATGATTTTTTATACAAAAGAGCTTTTCTTAGACCAATTTACACCCGTATCAATATATGAAAAAGTGAAATCGTTATATCAAAATGAAATTACTTTTTTATTTGAAAGTACAATAAACTCAAATGAGGGAAATTATTCATATATAATAATTGGAGCTAGAGAAAGAGTTTGGTATGAAAAAGATACTTGTTATTATAAAAATGAACAAGGTGATATTCAAATTGTAGATTCAAACCCTTTAGCTTTTTTAAAAAAATATTATAAAAATTTTGATAAACAAGTATATAAAGATAAAGCTTTAGAGTTAGGAATTGGTTTAATAGATGGTTTTATTGGAAATATTGGTTATGACATAGGAAAAGAGTTTGAACCAAAATTAAAAAATACAATGAATAATTTAGTTGATCAACTAGGTATTCCTGATTTAGATTTAATAAGACCAAATATAATTTTAGGTTTTTCTCATAAAACTTCAAAACTTGTGATGGTAACCTCTATTGATTCTAAAAAAGATGAACTTAAAACTATAGAAGAATTACTTCATACAACATACTCATATGCTCCTTTAAAAAAAGCAACTATTTTAGATGAAGGTAGATTCAATTTTACAAAAGAAGAATTCTTTGAAATGGTTTCAAAATCTAAAGAGATGATTAAAGCAGGAGATGTTTTTCAGATTTTAATGTCAAATAGATTTATCCAAAAAGCTGTTGTGGATCACTTAAGTTTTTATAGAGCTTTAAGAAGTAAAAATCCAAGTCCTTATCTGTTTTTACTTGAATTTGAGAAATTTACAATTGCAGGAAGTAGTCCAGAAGTTATGATTAGACTTGTTGATGGACATTTACTTTTAAGACCTATTGCAGGAACTAGAAAAAGAGGAAAAAATCTTGATAGAGATTTAGAACTAGAACTTGAGATGGTAAATGATGCAAAAGAAAGAGCTGAACATATCATGCTTGTTGATTTAGGTCGAAATGACGTTGGTAGAGTTGCACGTCCAGGAACTGTAAAAGTTACAGATTTGATGAGAGTTGAGCGATATTCTCATGTTATGCATATGGTTTCTGATGTTGAAGCTATAATTGATGACAAATATGACATGTTTGATCTATTTATGGCTACTTTTACAGCTGGGACAATGACAGGAGCACCTAAAATTAGAGCTATGGAATTAATTGCACAATTTGAAGGAATAAAAAGAAATTTCTATTCAGGAAGTATTGCATATTTTGGATTTGATGGAAATATGGATAGTGCAATTACAATAAGAACTACAATGCTAACAGAAGATACTGTAATTTTTCAAGCAGGTGCAGGTGTCGTTGCTGATTCAAAACCTGAAGATGAATATTTAGAAGTTACAAATAAACTTGCTGCTAATATAGCAACATTAAAAGACTTATCATAA
- the lysS gene encoding lysine--tRNA ligase: MLFENKYIQQRIEKADKLREVGINPYSNESLRNCTISKYLNVNSDIFHTENKRDENRSYTVAGRIKFFRLMGKAAFLKIEDESGMLQVYVARDNLPEGFYNEIFKKNIEVGDIVEVTGYPFVTGQGELSLHVDNLKILTKAISPLPEKYHGIQDKELRYRQRYLDLIMNSEVRKTFHIRSKVISLTRRFFENKGFLEVETPMMHPIAGGANARPFVTHHNALGIDRYLRIAPELYLKRLIVGGFEAVFEINRNFRNEGMDATHNPEFTSIEFYWAYKTYKDLIIITKEYFEYLFEHLELPTILPYGDLKIDFNKFTEIPLIQSLSEIGGVPADIVEDKEKIILFMKSKNLDVNEKMNLGQLQGELFDEYVEAKLINPTFITEYPVEISPLARRNDEKTHLTDRFELFIAGKEIANAFSELNDPLDQLQRFEGQMAAKDSGDDEAHEMDEDFVNALSYGMAPTAGQGIGIDRLVMMLTNQHSIRDVLLFPAMKPVKHEINLHDDEI; encoded by the coding sequence ATATTGTTCGAAAATAAATATATACAACAAAGAATAGAAAAAGCTGATAAATTAAGAGAAGTTGGGATTAATCCTTATTCAAATGAGAGTTTAAGAAATTGCACAATATCGAAGTATTTAAATGTAAATAGTGATATTTTTCATACTGAAAACAAAAGAGATGAAAATAGAAGTTATACAGTTGCTGGAAGAATTAAATTTTTTAGATTGATGGGAAAAGCTGCATTTTTAAAAATTGAAGATGAAAGTGGAATGCTTCAAGTTTATGTGGCAAGAGATAATTTACCTGAAGGTTTTTATAATGAGATTTTTAAAAAAAATATAGAAGTTGGGGACATTGTTGAAGTTACTGGTTATCCATTTGTAACAGGTCAAGGGGAACTATCTTTACATGTTGATAATTTAAAAATACTTACAAAAGCCATTTCTCCACTTCCTGAAAAGTATCATGGAATTCAAGATAAAGAGTTAAGATATAGACAAAGATATTTAGATTTAATCATGAATTCTGAAGTAAGAAAAACTTTTCATATTAGAAGTAAAGTTATCTCTTTAACTAGAAGATTCTTCGAAAATAAAGGATTTTTAGAAGTTGAAACACCTATGATGCATCCAATTGCAGGTGGAGCAAATGCAAGACCATTTGTTACTCATCATAATGCTTTAGGAATAGATAGATATTTAAGAATTGCTCCTGAACTTTATTTAAAAAGATTAATTGTCGGTGGATTTGAAGCTGTATTTGAAATAAATAGAAATTTTAGAAATGAAGGAATGGATGCAACTCATAATCCTGAATTCACTTCAATTGAATTTTATTGGGCATACAAAACTTATAAAGATTTAATTATTATTACAAAAGAATATTTTGAATACTTATTTGAACATTTAGAATTACCTACTATCCTTCCTTATGGAGATTTAAAAATTGATTTTAATAAATTCACGGAAATTCCATTAATTCAATCTTTAAGTGAAATCGGTGGAGTTCCTGCTGATATTGTTGAAGATAAAGAAAAAATCATATTATTCATGAAATCAAAAAATTTAGATGTAAATGAAAAAATGAATCTTGGGCAACTTCAAGGTGAATTATTTGATGAATACGTAGAAGCGAAATTAATTAATCCAACATTTATTACTGAATATCCTGTTGAGATTTCTCCACTTGCAAGAAGAAATGATGAAAAAACACATTTAACAGATAGATTTGAATTATTTATTGCAGGGAAAGAGATAGCAAATGCATTTTCAGAGTTAAATGACCCTCTTGATCAACTTCAAAGATTTGAAGGACAGATGGCAGCAAAAGATAGTGGAGATGATGAAGCACACGAAATGGATGAAGATTTTGTAAATGCTTTATCTTATGGTATGGCTCCAACAGCAGGACAAGGGATTGGTATTGATAGACTTGTAATGATGCTTACAAATCAACACTCAATTAGAGATGTTTTACTGTTCCCTGCTATGAAACCTGTAAAACATGAAATTAATCTTCATGATGATGAAATATAA
- a CDS encoding CvpA family protein — MQGFAVFDLIIISITLILGLKGLFRGLIKEVFGIIGIIGAIFVASRISKETGDLLAPVLVLENEATIKLIGFVVALVGVWLIVYSAGIVVSKIFSASGLGVIDRLFGFIFGAAKIFLIFSVIAYALYQVESFRKVIDEKFATSAVMPHLISVGSHIIKLDTGSLTNSFNKAIDTVKESPIVKDTTSNIQENVDSTVNGVQEVIQEEIVKQVEEKVEESTNMSSEEIDVMKEKLKNIANKPEENQ; from the coding sequence ATGCAAGGTTTTGCTGTATTTGATTTAATAATAATTTCTATTACTTTAATATTGGGTTTAAAGGGACTATTTAGAGGTTTAATAAAAGAAGTTTTCGGAATTATTGGAATCATTGGTGCAATTTTCGTAGCTTCAAGAATTTCAAAAGAAACAGGAGATTTATTAGCTCCTGTTTTAGTTTTAGAGAATGAAGCAACTATAAAGCTAATTGGTTTTGTTGTTGCTTTAGTGGGTGTTTGGCTTATAGTTTACAGTGCAGGTATTGTAGTTAGTAAAATATTTTCAGCTAGTGGATTAGGAGTTATTGATAGATTATTTGGATTTATTTTTGGTGCCGCAAAAATATTTTTAATTTTCTCTGTAATTGCTTATGCGTTATATCAAGTAGAATCTTTTAGAAAAGTTATAGATGAAAAATTTGCAACTTCTGCTGTGATGCCACATTTAATAAGCGTTGGTTCACACATTATAAAACTTGATACAGGTTCTTTAACAAATAGTTTTAATAAAGCTATTGATACAGTTAAAGAATCTCCTATAGTAAAAGATACGACATCTAACATTCAAGAAAATGTAGACTCAACTGTAAACGGTGTTCAAGAAGTTATTCAAGAAGAAATAGTAAAACAAGTAGAAGAAAAAGTAGAAGAATCTACGAATATGAGTTCTGAAGAAATTGATGTAATGAAAGAAAAATTAAAAAACATTGCAAATAAACCAGAAGAAAACCAATAA
- a CDS encoding serine hydroxymethyltransferase, with product MSYITSANLKEADNEVFSIIEKELERQTNHLEMIASENFTSPAVMQAMGSVFTNKYAEGYPYKRYYGGCEQADAVEQLAIDRACKIFGCTYANVQPHSGSQANGAVYAALLSAGDKILGMDLSHGGHLTHGSKPSFSGKNYSAFYYGVELDGRINYDKVLEIAKIAQPKIIVCGASAYAREIDFSKFREIADAVGAILFADIAHIAGLVAAGEHMSPFPYADVVTTTTHKTLRGPRGGMIMTNDEEIAKKINSAIFPGLQGGPLVHVIAAKAVAFKEILAPEWKDYAKQVKANAKVLAEVLMKRGYDIVSNGTDNHLVLVSFLNKPFSGKDADAALGNAGITVNKNTVPGETRSPFVTSGIRIGSPALTARGMKEKEFEIIANKICDVLDNIEDSALHAKINKELEELASNFVIYNQSTF from the coding sequence ATGAGTTATATAACAAGTGCGAATTTAAAAGAAGCAGATAATGAAGTATTTTCAATAATTGAAAAAGAATTAGAAAGACAAACAAACCATTTAGAAATGATTGCTAGTGAAAACTTCACTAGTCCTGCTGTTATGCAAGCTATGGGTTCTGTTTTTACTAACAAATATGCTGAGGGTTATCCTTACAAAAGATATTATGGTGGTTGTGAGCAAGCTGATGCTGTTGAGCAATTAGCTATTGACAGAGCTTGTAAAATCTTTGGTTGTACTTATGCTAATGTTCAACCTCATTCAGGTTCTCAAGCTAATGGTGCTGTTTATGCTGCGTTATTAAGTGCTGGTGATAAAATCTTAGGTATGGATTTATCTCATGGTGGACATTTAACTCATGGTTCTAAACCATCATTTTCTGGTAAAAACTATTCTGCATTTTATTATGGTGTTGAATTAGATGGAAGAATCAATTATGATAAAGTTTTAGAAATTGCAAAAATAGCTCAACCAAAAATCATTGTTTGTGGAGCAAGTGCTTATGCTAGAGAGATTGATTTTTCTAAATTTAGAGAAATAGCTGATGCTGTTGGTGCTATTTTATTTGCTGATATTGCTCACATTGCAGGACTTGTTGCTGCTGGTGAACACATGTCACCATTTCCATATGCTGATGTTGTTACAACTACTACTCACAAGACTTTAAGAGGTCCAAGAGGTGGTATGATTATGACAAATGATGAAGAGATTGCTAAGAAAATCAATTCAGCTATTTTCCCAGGATTACAAGGTGGACCACTTGTTCATGTAATTGCTGCAAAAGCTGTTGCATTTAAAGAGATATTAGCTCCAGAATGGAAAGATTATGCAAAACAAGTAAAAGCAAATGCAAAAGTATTAGCAGAAGTATTAATGAAAAGAGGATATGACATCGTTTCAAATGGAACAGATAATCACTTAGTATTAGTAAGCTTTTTAAATAAACCATTTTCAGGAAAAGATGCAGATGCAGCTTTAGGAAATGCTGGAATTACTGTAAATAAAAACACAGTACCAGGAGAAACAAGAAGTCCATTTGTAACATCAGGGATTAGAATAGGATCTCCAGCATTAACAGCTAGAGGGATGAAAGAAAAAGAGTTTGAGATTATTGCAAACAAAATTTGTGATGTATTAGATAACATTGAAGATTCAGCATTACATGCTAAAATCAACAAAGAATTAGAAGAATTAGCTTCTAATTTTGTGATTTACAATCAATCGACTTTTTAG
- a CDS encoding ATP-binding protein has translation MSSKKSTFIIILSFLILTILIVLGTYFYISKKQENLLNSIYYTTHSNISNTTENLIKDKLNATLSISLALSKNNNLHKIIKEENYSKLDYSKFINEIRENSKYKNVWIQIVDKNGNSVYRSWTNKKGDNLLFRKDLKNTLTNQNISTSISVGLFNLTLKARTPIYDEENNFLGALEIITHFNSIVEDLKQINVDSIVITDKKYKNTIKFPYSNIFINDYYIANKNVNPELISYIQINNIEKYVNISEYIVENGYLISNYNLYDENNDKLAYIINFVKLKDIDLQIVKSFKIQIIMVSVIALIILFFSFLIFIYSKYIKEIKFQENKKQSILDSQSNIIVITNGEEIIDANKQLCHFFIDINNLQEFKNKYKCICTAFIDMNNEFYVIEKDYDNKNWAEYVLENKNKNFKVAMKDKNGEIKHFSLKTSKMNLENHIIATFTDITQEIEQIKKDKEKDRLLYQQSKISAIADTLKNIAHQWRQPLSIISTIASGMKIKKELNILEEKEFKESCESIILNTKKLSNTIENFTNFFNKDENISSFSFIEALEETINFFDSIFEKNSIKCIFDYSSDFILECNRNDFSQAILNILDNSIYALTNKKAENERYIFINFKENILEIRDNAEGIDDQIISKILEPYFTTKHQGFGVGLGLYIVQELFVKNLGYKIDVKNVTFEHQNKKYSGTSFIVDFN, from the coding sequence ATGTCATCAAAAAAAAGCACATTTATAATAATATTATCATTTTTAATCCTTACAATTTTAATTGTTTTAGGAACATATTTTTATATTTCAAAAAAACAAGAAAATTTGTTAAATTCTATTTATTATACGACTCACTCAAATATAAGCAATACAACAGAAAATTTAATCAAAGATAAGCTAAATGCTACTTTGAGTATATCTTTAGCTTTATCAAAAAATAATAATTTACATAAAATTATAAAAGAGGAAAATTACTCTAAATTAGACTACTCTAAATTTATAAATGAAATAAGAGAAAATTCAAAATATAAGAATGTATGGATTCAAATAGTTGATAAAAATGGAAACAGTGTATATCGTTCTTGGACAAATAAAAAAGGTGATAATTTACTTTTTAGAAAAGATTTAAAAAATACTCTTACAAATCAAAATATTTCTACTTCTATAAGTGTAGGATTATTCAATCTTACATTAAAAGCTAGAACACCAATCTATGATGAAGAAAACAATTTTTTAGGAGCTTTAGAAATAATCACCCATTTTAATTCAATTGTGGAAGATTTAAAACAAATCAATGTGGATTCCATAGTAATTACTGATAAAAAATATAAAAATACTATTAAATTTCCCTACTCTAATATTTTTATAAATGATTACTATATAGCAAATAAAAATGTAAATCCAGAATTAATTTCGTATATACAAATTAATAATATTGAAAAATATGTAAATATTTCTGAATATATTGTAGAAAATGGATATTTAATTTCAAATTATAATTTATATGATGAAAATAATGATAAATTAGCTTATATTATAAATTTTGTTAAATTAAAAGATATTGATTTACAAATTGTAAAATCTTTTAAGATACAAATTATTATGGTTTCTGTTATTGCATTAATTATACTATTTTTCTCTTTTTTAATTTTCATATATTCAAAATATATTAAAGAGATAAAATTTCAAGAGAATAAAAAACAATCTATTTTAGATTCACAATCAAACATCATAGTAATAACAAATGGAGAAGAAATAATAGATGCAAATAAACAATTGTGTCACTTTTTTATTGATATAAATAATCTTCAAGAATTTAAAAATAAATATAAATGTATTTGTACAGCTTTTATAGATATGAACAATGAATTTTATGTTATAGAAAAAGATTATGATAATAAAAACTGGGCTGAATATGTCCTTGAAAATAAAAATAAAAATTTTAAAGTTGCAATGAAAGATAAAAATGGTGAAATTAAACATTTTTCATTAAAAACATCAAAAATGAATTTAGAAAATCATATTATTGCTACATTTACAGATATAACTCAAGAAATAGAACAAATTAAAAAAGATAAAGAAAAAGATAGATTATTATATCAACAATCAAAAATATCTGCAATTGCCGATACGCTAAAAAATATAGCTCATCAATGGAGACAACCTTTAAGCATAATAAGTACTATTGCAAGTGGAATGAAAATAAAAAAAGAATTAAATATTTTAGAAGAAAAAGAGTTTAAAGAATCTTGTGAATCTATTATATTAAATACTAAAAAATTATCTAATACTATTGAAAACTTCACAAATTTTTTTAATAAAGATGAAAATATATCTAGTTTTTCTTTTATAGAAGCCTTAGAAGAAACTATAAACTTTTTTGATTCAATATTTGAAAAGAATAGTATAAAATGTATTTTTGATTATAGTAGTGATTTTATTTTAGAATGTAATAGAAATGATTTTTCTCAAGCTATTTTAAATATTTTAGACAATTCTATTTATGCTTTAACAAATAAAAAAGCAGAAAATGAAAGATATATTTTCATTAATTTTAAAGAAAATATATTAGAAATAAGAGATAATGCAGAAGGTATTGATGATCAAATAATCTCAAAAATTCTCGAACCTTATTTTACAACAAAACACCAAGGATTTGGGGTAGGATTAGGACTTTATATTGTACAAGAACTTTTTGTAAAAAATCTAGGATATAAAATTGATGTTAAAAATGTTACATTTGAACATCAAAATAAAAAATATTCAGGTACTAGTTTTATTGTTGATTTTAATTAA
- a CDS encoding SPOR domain-containing protein, producing the protein MQIKGEEFIRKVQIQQEREELERKLSELEDVDLSINNININHNNESAKFNGTPQFEPNEHELDNIMLNSSGYSNNDENKKKYLILGIVLVVLFLLTIIIIRLLTNDPTKDDSFTANNANSSEIKKLSENNNIEENFQKIINERVKKDSNEPIIPENAISTEDRLQALQQTVEEPERTQISQEEEPTNISNETIDETIKKIEEKKTVQKEQVKQTVEKKTSIIKEPVEKKVETKKSVKDLVDNSSSEMVNGFFIQVGAFTRKPSDSYINTIRNARFKYKIYQDEVKGTVYNKVLIGPYSTRAAAAENMEDVKQKLDLSSAFIVKF; encoded by the coding sequence ATGCAAATAAAAGGTGAAGAGTTCATTAGAAAAGTTCAGATTCAACAAGAAAGAGAAGAGCTAGAAAGAAAACTTAGCGAACTTGAAGATGTTGATTTATCGATTAATAATATAAATATTAATCATAATAATGAATCTGCAAAATTTAATGGTACACCTCAATTTGAACCAAATGAACATGAACTTGATAATATTATGCTTAATTCTAGTGGCTATAGTAATAATGATGAAAATAAGAAAAAATATCTAATATTAGGTATTGTTCTTGTTGTTTTATTTTTATTAACTATTATAATAATTAGATTACTAACAAATGATCCTACTAAAGATGATTCATTTACTGCAAACAATGCAAATTCATCAGAAATAAAGAAATTATCAGAAAATAATAATATTGAAGAAAATTTCCAAAAAATAATAAATGAAAGAGTAAAAAAAGATTCTAATGAACCAATAATTCCTGAAAATGCCATATCAACAGAAGATAGATTACAAGCTTTACAACAGACTGTAGAAGAACCAGAAAGAACACAAATTTCTCAAGAAGAAGAACCAACAAATATCTCTAACGAAACTATTGATGAAACAATCAAAAAAATAGAAGAGAAAAAAACGGTACAAAAAGAACAAGTAAAACAAACTGTTGAAAAGAAAACTTCTATTATAAAAGAACCTGTAGAAAAAAAAGTAGAAACAAAAAAAAGTGTTAAAGATTTAGTAGATAACTCTTCTTCTGAAATGGTAAATGGATTTTTTATTCAAGTTGGGGCATTTACAAGAAAACCATCTGATAGTTATATTAATACAATTAGAAATGCAAGATTTAAATATAAAATTTACCAAGATGAAGTGAAAGGTACTGTATATAATAAAGTACTTATAGGTCCATATTCAACACGAGCTGCTGCTGCTGAAAATATGGAAGATGTTAAGCAAAAATTAGATTTATCTAGTGCTTTTATTGTTAAATTTTAA